From Spea bombifrons isolate aSpeBom1 chromosome 6, aSpeBom1.2.pri, whole genome shotgun sequence, a single genomic window includes:
- the RAVER2 gene encoding ribonucleoprotein PTB-binding 2 isoform X1, whose protein sequence is MAAVQPETALSAPPGSDTPPPGTETPQGPPLSLSPEEVKQRLQATRSELENRRKILIRNLPGDCSSQDIHDLLKDYEVKYCYVDKNKKTAFITLLNGEQAQDAIRRFHQRPLRDKELSVQLQPTDALLCVTNLPPTLTLQGFEELVRAHGSTERCLLVYSELSGRSKGYGFVEYMKKDSASKARLELLGKPLEERTLLAQWMDVNQLTADVIHSKCLCVDKLPKDLRDPEELTRLFSSPHAPVFCQLADDDGSCSAGFAVVEYESAEQAEEVRDAMDQTLVMGSKIQVSFCAPGAPGRSTLAALIAAHGMLQNNRKGLLPEPNPAQIMQSLNNPAMLQMLLQPPQRGRSGKHGASSGRPHFINPTVSQALLQLNKLHQQKHGLGNSGGVLLQNYSHLQMAQQQLLQLKSAQSHNSKPGLLGEAPGSMLQTALGSAQPGAGDASQREAQKNMMPYYQHMGPDLARMSHDKQPEGSASQTLLQQSASMVTGQSQANSAESALPNKASNQTSLLGEPPREIRLSTNPYLNLASVLPGSSLAGLSTRTLQYAMDGSGSQEPSGQPALENYFSYGQQYGDYAQEAQQWYSPYAAYTTPQTAVPTEESHPSSTAAFGDYSAYVQAPPTYYASAQGTYQAGSAESIAKTTTNEKRAYTGPASEASTAEYADQYSSPEGSADTYSDTYFKRKKVF, encoded by the exons atggcggccgtgCAGCCCGAAACGGCCCTCAGCGCCCCGCCGGGGTCCGACACCCCACCCCCCGGGACAGAGACCCCTCAGGGGCCACCGCTCAGCCTGAGTCCCGAAGAGGTGAAGCAGCGGCTACAGGCCACACGAAGCGAGCTGGAGAACCGCAGGAAGATCCTCATCAGGAACCTTCCGGGAGACTGCAGCAGCCAG gacatCCACGATTTGTTAAAAGACTACGAGGTGAAATACTGCTACGTggataaaaacaagaaaacgg CCTTCATCACTTTGTTAAACGGAGAACAAGCACAAGACGCCATCCGGCGCTTCCACCAGCGGCCCCTGCGGGACAAGGAGCTGTCGGTGCAGCTCCAGCCGACGGACGCGCTGCTCTGCGTCACCAACCTGCCGCCGACGCTCACCCTGCAGGGCTTCGAGGAGCTGGTGCGGGCGCACGGGAGCACCGAGCGCTGCCTGCTGGTGTACAGCGAGCTGAGCGGCCGCTCCAAGGGTTACGGCTTCGTCGAGTACATGAAGAAGGACTCGGCGTCCAAGGCTCGGCTGGAGCTGCTCGGGAAGCCGCTGGAGGAGCGGACGCTGCTGGCCCAGTGGATGGACGTCAACCAGCTGACGGCCGACGTCATTCACTCCAAGTGCCTCTGCGTCGACAAACTCCCCAAAGACCTCCGAGACCCCGAGGAGCTGACGCGGCTCTTCTCCTCCCCGCACGCGCCTGTCTTCTGCCAG TTGGCAGACGACGATGGTTCTTGTTCAGCGGGGTTTGCGGTAGTGGAGTATGAGTCGGCCGAGCAGGCGGAGGAGGTGAGAGATGCGATGGATCAGACGCTCGTCATGGGCAGTAAGATCCAGGTGTCGTTCTGCGCGCCGGGGGCTCCGGGGAGGAGTACGTTGGCGGCTCTGATCGCAGCTCACGGGATG TTACAGAATAACCGGAAGGGGTTACTCCCCGAGCCGAACCCCGCGCAGATCATGCAGAGTCTCAACAACCCGGCCATGTTACAGATGCTGCTGCAGCCCCCGCAGCGCGGCCGCTCGGGGAAGCACG GTGCATCTTCGGGGCGGCCGCACTTCATCAACCCGACCGTCAGCCAGGCTCTGCTCCAGCTCAACAAACTGCACCAG cagaAACACGGTTTGGGAAACTCCGGCGGCGTCCTGCTGCAGAATTATTCTCACTTACAGATGGCCCAACAGCAGCTCCTGCAGCTGAAGAGCGCTCAGTCCCATAACAGC AAACCCGGCCTCCTCGGCGAGGCTCCCGGCTCCATGTTACAGACGGCGCTGGGGTCGGCGCAGCCGGGAGCGGGGGACGCGTCTCAGCGAGAGGCGCAGAAAA ACATGATGCCGTATTACCAGCACATGGGGCCGGATCTGGCCAGGATGTCGCACGACAAGCAGCCGGAAGGATCGGCATCGCAGACTCTCCTTCAGCAGTCCGCTTCCATGGTAACGGGGCAAAGCCAGGCCAATTCTGCCGAGTCGGCCCTTCCG AATAAAGCAAGTAACCAAACGTCTCTGCTGGGGGAGCCGCCGAGAGAGATCCGGCTGAGCACCAACCCCTACCTGAATCTGGCGAGCGTGCTGCCGGGATCCTCGCTGGCGG GTTTGAGTACGAGGACCCTTCAGTACGCGATGGACGGATCCGGCTCTCAGGAACCCAGCGGACAGCCTGCGCTGGAAAACTACTTTAGCTACGGCCAGCAGTACGGAGATTACGCTCAG GAGGCTCAGCAGTGGTACAGCCCTTACGCTGCGTATACCACCCCGCAGACCGCTGTTCCGACCGAGGAAAGCCAC CCCTCGTCCACCGCAGCGTTTGGGGATTACAGCGCCTACGTGCAAGCGCCCCCAACATACTACGCCAGCGCCCAGGGAACGTACCAGGCGGGCAGCGCAGAGTCCATTGCTAAG ACAACAACCAA
- the RAVER2 gene encoding ribonucleoprotein PTB-binding 2 isoform X2 — protein MAAVQPETALSAPPGSDTPPPGTETPQGPPLSLSPEEVKQRLQATRSELENRRKILIRNLPGDCSSQDIHDLLKDYEVKYCYVDKNKKTAFITLLNGEQAQDAIRRFHQRPLRDKELSVQLQPTDALLCVTNLPPTLTLQGFEELVRAHGSTERCLLVYSELSGRSKGYGFVEYMKKDSASKARLELLGKPLEERTLLAQWMDVNQLTADVIHSKCLCVDKLPKDLRDPEELTRLFSSPHAPVFCQLADDDGSCSAGFAVVEYESAEQAEEVRDAMDQTLVMGSKIQVSFCAPGAPGRSTLAALIAAHGMLQNNRKGLLPEPNPAQIMQSLNNPAMLQMLLQPPQRGRSGKHGASSGRPHFINPTVSQALLQLNKLHQKHGLGNSGGVLLQNYSHLQMAQQQLLQLKSAQSHNSKPGLLGEAPGSMLQTALGSAQPGAGDASQREAQKNMMPYYQHMGPDLARMSHDKQPEGSASQTLLQQSASMVTGQSQANSAESALPNKASNQTSLLGEPPREIRLSTNPYLNLASVLPGSSLAGLSTRTLQYAMDGSGSQEPSGQPALENYFSYGQQYGDYAQEAQQWYSPYAAYTTPQTAVPTEESHPSSTAAFGDYSAYVQAPPTYYASAQGTYQAGSAESIAKTTTNEKRAYTGPASEASTAEYADQYSSPEGSADTYSDTYFKRKKVF, from the exons atggcggccgtgCAGCCCGAAACGGCCCTCAGCGCCCCGCCGGGGTCCGACACCCCACCCCCCGGGACAGAGACCCCTCAGGGGCCACCGCTCAGCCTGAGTCCCGAAGAGGTGAAGCAGCGGCTACAGGCCACACGAAGCGAGCTGGAGAACCGCAGGAAGATCCTCATCAGGAACCTTCCGGGAGACTGCAGCAGCCAG gacatCCACGATTTGTTAAAAGACTACGAGGTGAAATACTGCTACGTggataaaaacaagaaaacgg CCTTCATCACTTTGTTAAACGGAGAACAAGCACAAGACGCCATCCGGCGCTTCCACCAGCGGCCCCTGCGGGACAAGGAGCTGTCGGTGCAGCTCCAGCCGACGGACGCGCTGCTCTGCGTCACCAACCTGCCGCCGACGCTCACCCTGCAGGGCTTCGAGGAGCTGGTGCGGGCGCACGGGAGCACCGAGCGCTGCCTGCTGGTGTACAGCGAGCTGAGCGGCCGCTCCAAGGGTTACGGCTTCGTCGAGTACATGAAGAAGGACTCGGCGTCCAAGGCTCGGCTGGAGCTGCTCGGGAAGCCGCTGGAGGAGCGGACGCTGCTGGCCCAGTGGATGGACGTCAACCAGCTGACGGCCGACGTCATTCACTCCAAGTGCCTCTGCGTCGACAAACTCCCCAAAGACCTCCGAGACCCCGAGGAGCTGACGCGGCTCTTCTCCTCCCCGCACGCGCCTGTCTTCTGCCAG TTGGCAGACGACGATGGTTCTTGTTCAGCGGGGTTTGCGGTAGTGGAGTATGAGTCGGCCGAGCAGGCGGAGGAGGTGAGAGATGCGATGGATCAGACGCTCGTCATGGGCAGTAAGATCCAGGTGTCGTTCTGCGCGCCGGGGGCTCCGGGGAGGAGTACGTTGGCGGCTCTGATCGCAGCTCACGGGATG TTACAGAATAACCGGAAGGGGTTACTCCCCGAGCCGAACCCCGCGCAGATCATGCAGAGTCTCAACAACCCGGCCATGTTACAGATGCTGCTGCAGCCCCCGCAGCGCGGCCGCTCGGGGAAGCACG GTGCATCTTCGGGGCGGCCGCACTTCATCAACCCGACCGTCAGCCAGGCTCTGCTCCAGCTCAACAAACTGCACCAG aAACACGGTTTGGGAAACTCCGGCGGCGTCCTGCTGCAGAATTATTCTCACTTACAGATGGCCCAACAGCAGCTCCTGCAGCTGAAGAGCGCTCAGTCCCATAACAGC AAACCCGGCCTCCTCGGCGAGGCTCCCGGCTCCATGTTACAGACGGCGCTGGGGTCGGCGCAGCCGGGAGCGGGGGACGCGTCTCAGCGAGAGGCGCAGAAAA ACATGATGCCGTATTACCAGCACATGGGGCCGGATCTGGCCAGGATGTCGCACGACAAGCAGCCGGAAGGATCGGCATCGCAGACTCTCCTTCAGCAGTCCGCTTCCATGGTAACGGGGCAAAGCCAGGCCAATTCTGCCGAGTCGGCCCTTCCG AATAAAGCAAGTAACCAAACGTCTCTGCTGGGGGAGCCGCCGAGAGAGATCCGGCTGAGCACCAACCCCTACCTGAATCTGGCGAGCGTGCTGCCGGGATCCTCGCTGGCGG GTTTGAGTACGAGGACCCTTCAGTACGCGATGGACGGATCCGGCTCTCAGGAACCCAGCGGACAGCCTGCGCTGGAAAACTACTTTAGCTACGGCCAGCAGTACGGAGATTACGCTCAG GAGGCTCAGCAGTGGTACAGCCCTTACGCTGCGTATACCACCCCGCAGACCGCTGTTCCGACCGAGGAAAGCCAC CCCTCGTCCACCGCAGCGTTTGGGGATTACAGCGCCTACGTGCAAGCGCCCCCAACATACTACGCCAGCGCCCAGGGAACGTACCAGGCGGGCAGCGCAGAGTCCATTGCTAAG ACAACAACCAA